The genomic segment GGAAAACGTCGTCGTGGACGTGGAGGACGAGCCGTCGGACGAGTTCCTCCGCGAGGCGGGGTTCACCGACGAGGACATCGAGGCGGGCGACACGCTGTACGGCTACTTCGTGCCCCTGCAGGGCGTGCAGGCGTCGGAGATGCTGGAGAACCCGAACCGCATCATCATCTTTAAGACGCCGCTCGAGGAGGACTTCCCCGCCCCGCGCGACCTCCTCATCGAGATCCGCAAAACGGTCGTTCACGAGATCGCCCACCACTTCGGCCTGAGCGACCGCGACCTGGAAACGTTCGACGACGATCCGGACCCGTTCGGAGACGACTAGCCACTGGCTATTGGCCGAAACGTGTGAAGATTAAACGAGCGGAGGGTGCCGGTGGCGCACGGGCCGTTGAATTCCGCAACCGCTTCCCGCACTCTAATCGGCAGACGGTTTCACCCTCTCCACTGATGTCGCTATGCCCCATCACGTACTCTGCCCGTGCCGCGGGAACCCCGAT from the Frigoriglobus tundricola genome contains:
- a CDS encoding metallopeptidase family protein; translated protein: MSMKRFAAVVRRAIESLPDEITRHLENVVVDVEDEPSDEFLREAGFTDEDIEAGDTLYGYFVPLQGVQASEMLENPNRIIIFKTPLEEDFPAPRDLLIEIRKTVVHEIAHHFGLSDRDLETFDDDPDPFGDD